One window of Candidatus Tanganyikabacteria bacterium genomic DNA carries:
- a CDS encoding flagellin — MALRINQNVQSTISQFHLKRNDDAMTASINRLSTGLRVNRSGDDTAALNISERMRNQVRGQDQAASNAQDAHNMLGTAEAALNETHAILSRMRELVVQGASDTLTDSDRTSIQGELDQLSSEVDRIGAKTEWNSHKLLNGDQSGTNGFTIQVGFRDGDIHTIAIRDMQASALSVDASNITVQSNALASVSLTKLDKAIEEVSKERDYLGAHMNGLAQNIATLNVDAQNQASSENKLRDVDFAKEASRLTRAQLLQQSSTAMLAQANSQPQAVLGLLRCRGRHSGAVPEQHSGAAAAKC, encoded by the coding sequence ATGGCCCTTCGGATCAACCAGAACGTTCAGAGCACCATCTCGCAATTCCACCTGAAGCGCAACGACGATGCGATGACGGCGTCGATCAACCGGCTCAGCACCGGTCTTCGCGTCAACCGTTCCGGTGACGACACCGCTGCGCTCAACATCTCCGAGCGCATGCGCAACCAGGTCCGCGGTCAGGATCAGGCCGCATCCAACGCGCAGGACGCGCACAACATGCTGGGGACGGCGGAAGCCGCCCTCAACGAGACCCACGCCATCCTCTCCCGGATGCGTGAGCTCGTGGTCCAGGGCGCCAGCGACACGCTGACGGATTCGGACCGCACCTCCATCCAGGGCGAACTGGACCAACTCTCGTCCGAGGTCGATCGCATCGGCGCCAAGACCGAGTGGAACAGCCACAAGCTCCTGAATGGCGACCAGTCCGGCACGAACGGCTTCACCATCCAGGTGGGCTTCCGTGACGGCGACATCCACACCATCGCAATCCGCGACATGCAGGCTTCCGCCCTGTCGGTCGACGCGTCGAACATCACGGTCCAGTCCAACGCCCTGGCGTCGGTCAGCTTGACCAAGCTCGACAAGGCGATCGAGGAAGTCAGCAAGGAGCGGGATTACCTCGGTGCCCACATGAACGGCCTCGCTCAGAACATCGCGACGCTCAACGTCGATGCTCAGAACCAGGCCTCGTCGGAGAACAAGCTCCGGGACGTGGACTTCGCGAAGGAAGCGTCCAGGCTCACGCGGGCACAGCTCCTCCAGCAGTCCAGCACCGCGATGCTGGCTCAGGCCAACTCGCAGCCCCAGGCGGTCCTGGGCCTGCTCCGGTGTCGCGGCCGACATTCTGGCGCCGTGCCCGAGCAACATTCGGGCGCCGCGGCGGCGAAGTGCTGA